The genomic interval CGTCCAGGCCGAAGTGGTTGATGAAGAGCGTCGGCGCGGAGAGCAGGTAGGCCATGAGGCCGCCGTAGACCAGGGCGAGCACCACGACCGTCCAGGCCGAGACCGGGTCGGTGAAGATCGACTTGGCGTTGCGCCAGACGCCTGGGAGGCTGAGCGCGCCCGCGTCCTTGCGGGGCGCGGTCTCCGGCAGGACCAGCCACACGAGGAGTGCCAGCACGACCGCCACGAGCACGAGGAAGGCGAAGATGGCCTGCCAGTGACCGAGCCTCAGGAGCAGGGCGCCGACGGCGGGGGCCAGGAGCGGGGCCGCCCCGAAGAAGATCATGGCGAACGAGAGCATGCGCCCGAGCTCCCGCCCCTGGTAGAGGTCGCGGAGCACGGCCCGCGAGAGGATCGGGCCGGCGGACGCGCCGAGGCCCTGCACGAAGCGGCCGAGGAGGAGGGCGGTGAGCGACGGGGCCGCCCAGGCGATCAGGCCGCCAAGGAGGTAGACGCCCAGTCCGATGAGCAGCACGGGGCGCCTGCCGAAGCGGTCGGCGAACGAGCCGACGATGAGGTGGGGAAGGGCGTAGCCGAGCATGAAGACGCTGACGACGCTCTGGATGGCGGCGTCCGAGACGCCGAAGTGCGCCGCCATGGCGGGGAAGGCCGGCAGCATGGCGTCGGTCGCGAGGGCGCTGACGGTCATGAGCGCTCCGACCACGACGAGGAGGGTGAGCGGGGCTATGCCCTTGCGACCGCTGTGCGAGGCTTCTGGGCCGGCCGGGGCGCCACGGGCGCCTGCCCGTGCCGACGCGGGCTCGGGTCGTGAGGCGGTGGGTGCGGTCGATCGCGCTGCGGTGTCGTTCAAGGCCTGGTCGCCTCCCACGGCGGGCTGACTAACGGGGCACGAGCTGCTTCAACTGTAGGCGCGTAGGTAGCCAGGGCGCTTACGGCAGTAGGACGTTTCGTAGAAGAACACAGGGCCACCGGCGGGTGACCCTGTGAACGGTGTTGGTTGCGGGGACAGGATTTGAACCTGTGACCTTCGGGTTATGAGCCCGACGAGCTACCAGACTGCTCCACCCCGCGCCG from Trueperaceae bacterium carries:
- a CDS encoding multidrug effflux MFS transporter, which encodes MTVSALATDAMLPAFPAMAAHFGVSDAAIQSVVSVFMLGYALPHLIVGSFADRFGRRPVLLIGLGVYLLGGLIAWAAPSLTALLLGRFVQGLGASAGPILSRAVLRDLYQGRELGRMLSFAMIFFGAAPLLAPAVGALLLRLGHWQAIFAFLVLVAVVLALLVWLVLPETAPRKDAGALSLPGVWRNAKSIFTDPVSAWTVVVLALVYGGLMAYLLSAPTLFINHFGLDEGGFALVFAVIASMTFLVQPLNVRLLRVASPERILRFSVPLFVVVSAVLVAQVALGVATLPLFTLNLMAFFMSFSLTLANGTTVALDPHRERAGMASGLMGFAQLSLGTALGSLIAAFADRGPLPFALGLLVLSLLSYPALRLAFRRRAA